In a genomic window of Sporosarcina trichiuri:
- a CDS encoding ArsR/SmtB family transcription factor, translating into MIDTCDEKLVHDEVVEGIQQELPRVGGMVQLFKALADETRLKIAYSLTLKEELCVCDVGAIIGASNATASHHLRYLKENGLARSERRGKMVYYSLADEHVFQLVKIAHEHTMEGELDGGH; encoded by the coding sequence ATGATCGATACGTGCGATGAGAAACTCGTCCATGACGAAGTGGTGGAAGGTATACAGCAGGAACTGCCGCGGGTCGGCGGCATGGTGCAGCTGTTCAAGGCGCTTGCCGATGAAACGCGCCTGAAAATCGCGTACTCCCTGACGTTGAAAGAGGAACTGTGCGTCTGCGATGTCGGGGCGATCATCGGTGCCTCGAATGCGACAGCCTCACATCACCTGCGGTATTTGAAAGAGAACGGACTGGCGCGTTCCGAACGGAGAGGCAAGATGGTGTATTACTCCCTCGCGGATGAGCATGTATTCCAGCTTGTGAAAATTGCACACGAACATACGATGGAAGGTGAACTGGATGGAGGACACTAA
- a CDS encoding 3-phenylpropionate MFS transporter — translation MNNQRWLSASFFAFFFTWGIFLPYWTGWLTLEKGLSVSGASVIMGVGMAARALTTFLVFPALTRRASLRTITQWLAAVSLVFAVLYIPESPVWVLAAVTILFSAIYPMSLPAAESGATLLMQTERIHYGRSRSFGSIGYTAALLLVGAATSVWGEQSILYLMIAGLAAALLFYTRPAPAALRTVPKRTENDGGHAKLRTLFRTKGFFTITVLAVLLQGAHAAYYSFGFIYLDDLGVSGIWIGVILNVAVLFEIVFFRVSDRLLANVKTSTMFLIAGIGSTVRWFLVFLFPITPVFVLSQTLHAISFGVAHYAFVHYISSRLPKQQIAPAQGMYAAFAMSLSTAVLTVPAGYLYDFSPGLAFLGMAVCTIPAVLIVLATRNRLHY, via the coding sequence ATGAACAATCAGCGCTGGCTGTCTGCAAGCTTTTTCGCATTTTTCTTTACATGGGGAATTTTCCTGCCTTACTGGACAGGCTGGCTGACGCTCGAAAAAGGTCTCTCGGTGTCAGGTGCCAGCGTGATCATGGGTGTCGGTATGGCGGCCCGCGCACTCACCACATTCCTCGTCTTTCCTGCGCTGACACGCCGTGCATCCCTCCGTACGATCACCCAGTGGCTCGCGGCCGTTTCACTCGTTTTCGCGGTGCTCTATATTCCGGAGTCACCAGTCTGGGTGCTTGCAGCTGTCACGATCCTGTTCAGCGCCATCTATCCGATGAGCCTGCCCGCCGCAGAAAGCGGGGCTACGCTGCTGATGCAGACCGAGCGTATCCATTACGGACGCAGCCGCTCGTTCGGCTCGATCGGCTATACAGCTGCATTGCTCCTTGTCGGCGCAGCGACGAGCGTCTGGGGCGAACAATCGATTCTCTACCTGATGATTGCCGGTCTTGCAGCCGCTCTCCTGTTTTACACGCGTCCGGCACCGGCTGCTTTGCGTACGGTACCGAAACGGACAGAGAATGATGGCGGGCACGCAAAGTTACGGACGCTTTTCAGGACAAAAGGATTCTTCACGATCACTGTCCTGGCCGTTCTTCTGCAGGGCGCCCATGCCGCCTATTACAGTTTCGGATTCATCTACCTGGATGATCTTGGGGTGTCCGGCATTTGGATCGGGGTCATCTTGAATGTGGCCGTCCTGTTCGAGATCGTTTTCTTTCGGGTATCTGACAGGCTTCTTGCAAATGTGAAGACGTCGACGATGTTCCTCATCGCGGGCATCGGTTCAACAGTCCGCTGGTTCCTGGTCTTCCTGTTTCCGATCACACCGGTTTTCGTCCTGTCCCAGACTCTCCATGCCATTTCGTTCGGTGTGGCCCATTATGCATTCGTCCATTACATATCGTCCCGGCTGCCGAAACAGCAGATCGCTCCCGCTCAAGGGATGTATGCCGCGTTCGCGATGAGTCTCAGTACAGCTGTCCTGACCGTACCAGCCGGCTATCTGTATGATTTTTCACCGGGGCTTGCCTTCTTAGGGATGGCTGTCTGTACGATACCCGCTGTCCTGATCGTCCTGGCGACACGGAACCGATTGCACTACTGA
- a CDS encoding GNAT family N-acetyltransferase → MEFDLKELGGDAYAFQYVQDEAKKAEITWTLLGDVMVMDHTYVSEDLRGGGVAKKLLDRAAGYAREHNYKMEAVCSYVVTAFNRYDEYNDVKA, encoded by the coding sequence ATGGAATTTGACTTGAAGGAGCTTGGCGGCGATGCATATGCGTTCCAATATGTACAGGATGAAGCGAAGAAAGCGGAAATCACGTGGACACTTCTTGGCGATGTCATGGTGATGGACCATACGTATGTGTCCGAAGATCTGAGAGGCGGCGGTGTTGCAAAGAAACTGCTGGACCGTGCAGCCGGCTATGCGAGAGAGCACAACTACAAGATGGAGGCTGTCTGCTCCTATGTTGTAACAGCATTCAACCGGTATGATGAGTATAATGATGTAAAAGCATGA
- a CDS encoding heavy metal translocating P-type ATPase, with the protein MEDTKQNEYRLENLSCANCAAKFEKNVSRLPQVEAATVNFGASKLSFAGDATVQELESAGAFDGIRVVPVTQRKPTPKTPFFKRRENIVSLISLVLLVAGLFVSNQYGETNLTAILLFAAAIVVGGTSMFIDGLKNLVRLDFDMNTLMTIAIIGAAIIGEWREAAVVVLLFAISEALESYSMNKARQSISSLVDIAPPSAEVLRDGRTIELPTEEIRIGDVLIVKPGQKIAMDGTVSSGRSTVNQAAITGESIPVVKELNDTVFAGTLNEEGALEVTVTKLVEDTTIAKIVHLVEDAQAEKAPSQQFIDKFAKYYTPAIIAIAALTAVLPPLFGADWHTWIYQGLAVLVVGCPCALVVSTPVAIVTAIGNAARQGVLIKGGVHLEEMGHIRTVAFDKTGTLTKGYPEVTDIITADEFNEQDVLRSVAAVERLSQHPLARALVNAADARGSEEVKSEQFQSVTGKGAMADVEGRQVAVGSIRWVEELTELPATAASEAKRLQQEGKSVMGTVIDGAFAALFAVADPIRPESRPVLERLKAIGIESTVMLTGDDPNTAASIAKELGMDDVRAGLMPEDKLTAIRSLSRGKQRVAMVGDGVNDAPALAAASVGIAMGGAGTDAALETADIALMADDLEQLPYTVQLSRKTLRTIKENIMFAVGLKIAALLLVIPGWLTLWIAIFADMGATLLVVLNSLRLMRIQK; encoded by the coding sequence ATGGAGGACACTAAGCAGAATGAATACCGGCTTGAAAACTTGAGCTGCGCCAACTGTGCAGCCAAATTTGAAAAGAATGTGAGCCGGCTGCCGCAAGTGGAAGCTGCCACTGTCAATTTCGGCGCAAGCAAACTGTCGTTTGCGGGTGATGCGACCGTCCAGGAACTCGAATCAGCCGGTGCTTTCGACGGCATCCGGGTCGTCCCGGTCACCCAGAGGAAACCGACGCCGAAAACGCCGTTCTTCAAAAGACGGGAAAACATCGTTTCGCTCATTTCCCTTGTTTTACTGGTGGCCGGACTGTTCGTTTCAAACCAGTATGGTGAAACGAACCTGACGGCAATCCTCCTGTTCGCAGCGGCCATCGTTGTCGGCGGCACCTCGATGTTCATCGACGGACTGAAGAATCTTGTCCGCCTCGATTTCGACATGAATACACTCATGACGATTGCGATCATCGGCGCGGCGATCATCGGTGAGTGGCGGGAAGCGGCCGTCGTCGTATTGCTGTTCGCGATCAGTGAAGCGCTCGAATCCTACAGCATGAACAAAGCCCGGCAGTCCATCAGCAGCCTGGTCGACATCGCCCCGCCGTCCGCCGAAGTCCTGCGCGATGGCCGGACGATCGAACTGCCGACCGAGGAGATCCGGATCGGTGATGTGCTGATCGTCAAGCCGGGCCAGAAAATCGCTATGGACGGCACCGTGTCAAGCGGACGTTCCACCGTGAACCAGGCGGCAATTACAGGGGAATCGATCCCTGTCGTCAAAGAGCTGAATGATACCGTTTTCGCAGGCACCCTGAACGAAGAAGGGGCGCTTGAAGTGACGGTCACGAAACTGGTCGAGGATACGACAATCGCGAAGATCGTCCACCTTGTCGAGGATGCGCAGGCGGAAAAAGCGCCGTCCCAGCAGTTCATCGACAAGTTCGCAAAATACTATACACCGGCCATCATCGCGATTGCCGCGCTGACAGCCGTCCTGCCGCCGCTGTTCGGCGCCGACTGGCACACATGGATCTACCAGGGGCTCGCTGTTCTGGTTGTCGGCTGTCCGTGCGCACTCGTCGTTTCGACACCTGTCGCCATCGTCACGGCGATCGGCAACGCTGCACGTCAAGGCGTACTCATCAAGGGCGGTGTCCATCTTGAAGAAATGGGGCACATCCGGACTGTCGCCTTTGATAAGACAGGCACGCTGACAAAAGGCTACCCGGAAGTGACAGATATCATTACAGCAGATGAATTCAATGAACAGGACGTCCTGCGCAGCGTCGCCGCTGTCGAGCGGCTGTCACAGCACCCGCTCGCACGCGCGCTCGTCAATGCTGCGGACGCCCGGGGATCAGAGGAAGTGAAGTCCGAACAATTCCAGTCCGTCACGGGTAAAGGCGCCATGGCAGATGTGGAAGGCAGGCAGGTAGCTGTCGGCAGCATCCGGTGGGTGGAAGAGCTTACCGAGCTGCCAGCAACCGCGGCATCCGAAGCAAAACGTCTCCAGCAGGAAGGGAAATCGGTGATGGGCACAGTGATCGACGGTGCATTCGCCGCATTGTTCGCGGTCGCCGATCCGATCCGACCCGAGAGCCGTCCGGTGCTCGAACGATTGAAAGCGATCGGTATCGAGTCGACGGTCATGCTGACAGGGGACGACCCGAACACCGCTGCATCGATTGCTAAAGAACTCGGCATGGATGACGTCCGTGCAGGACTCATGCCGGAAGACAAACTGACTGCAATCCGCAGTCTGAGCCGGGGGAAACAGCGTGTCGCCATGGTCGGCGACGGTGTCAACGATGCGCCTGCACTTGCAGCAGCGTCCGTCGGCATCGCGATGGGCGGTGCCGGCACCGATGCTGCGCTTGAAACGGCGGACATCGCACTGATGGCCGACGATCTGGAACAACTGCCTTATACTGTGCAATTGAGCCGAAAAACATTGCGAACCATCAAAGAAAATATTATGTTTGCAGTAGGACTAAAAATTGCTGCACTGCTTCTTGTCATCCCAGGCTGGCTGACGCTGTGGATTGCGATCTTCGCGGACATGGGCGCCACCCTGCTGGTCGTGCTGAACTCACTGCGGCTCATGCGCATACAGAAATAA
- a CDS encoding GNAT family N-acetyltransferase, with the protein MIRQMIEEDIAAVQHIAYDTWKDAFTELLPESVQQNYLAGAYSAPMMAKRMEKTEILIAESDGRPVGFLNMTFVDQDGDSELTALYILPEYQRRGIGRELFKGALSLLEGASRLYIYVDDLNDPAKAFCESLGFELLDVFDEEFEGVPVETAQYVYALRQPSAVCV; encoded by the coding sequence TTGATTCGCCAAATGATCGAAGAAGATATTGCCGCTGTCCAGCACATTGCCTATGATACGTGGAAAGATGCATTTACTGAATTGCTGCCGGAATCTGTGCAGCAGAACTACTTGGCTGGCGCCTATTCCGCGCCGATGATGGCCAAGCGGATGGAAAAGACGGAAATCCTGATTGCCGAGTCCGATGGCCGGCCGGTCGGATTCCTGAATATGACGTTCGTCGACCAGGATGGTGATTCAGAACTGACGGCCTTGTATATCCTGCCCGAGTATCAGCGCCGCGGAATCGGCCGGGAACTGTTCAAGGGAGCGCTGTCGCTGCTGGAAGGGGCATCCCGTCTGTATATCTATGTCGACGACCTCAATGACCCGGCAAAAGCATTCTGCGAAAGCCTCGGCTTCGAACTTCTCGATGTGTTCGATGAAGAGTTCGAAGGGGTGCCTGTCGAAACAGCCCAATATGTATACGCACTGCGGCAGCCATCCGCTGTCTGCGTATAA
- a CDS encoding DUF4064 domain-containing protein has translation MSRTAERVLGIIGIVFTVISIFGAVFGAVIFRMFTTNADFRQEIEMELYSDPAMTPADIDMFFNMFDAFGGFLWFVVVFFLISLVLNIFGLVKIWNNKNPKLAGILFIIAGLTAGIVSLTSILLYVAGIMCLTRKETLPPRDYQDPLVTDTPPGDDGMRPL, from the coding sequence TTGAGCAGGACAGCAGAACGCGTACTTGGAATCATCGGCATCGTATTTACGGTGATCAGTATTTTCGGCGCAGTTTTCGGCGCGGTCATCTTCCGCATGTTCACCACCAATGCGGACTTCAGGCAGGAGATCGAGATGGAACTCTACTCCGACCCGGCGATGACGCCGGCGGACATTGATATGTTCTTCAATATGTTCGACGCATTTGGCGGGTTCCTCTGGTTCGTTGTCGTGTTCTTCCTCATCAGTCTCGTGCTCAACATTTTCGGACTCGTGAAGATCTGGAACAACAAAAATCCGAAACTGGCAGGCATCCTGTTCATCATAGCGGGACTGACCGCAGGGATTGTGTCACTGACATCGATCCTGCTCTACGTTGCAGGCATCATGTGCCTGACGCGGAAAGAGACATTGCCGCCGCGCGACTACCAGGATCCGCTTGTGACGGACACACCACCGGGAGACGACGGAATGCGGCCCTTGTAA
- a CDS encoding lmo0937 family membrane protein, with protein sequence MGGLLWIIIVALLVFWVLGLVAHIGGGLIHILLVIALIIFIINLITGRKRV encoded by the coding sequence ATGGGCGGATTACTTTGGATTATCATTGTAGCACTACTTGTATTCTGGGTGCTCGGTCTGGTAGCACATATCGGCGGAGGCCTGATTCATATCCTTCTTGTTATTGCACTGATCATTTTCATCATCAACTTGATCACCGGAAGGAAAAGGGTTTGA
- a CDS encoding GNAT family N-acetyltransferase — MQLYEWTMVEQEQLIHFLTTNTWPFHATRNSGRQLIEKAIREGGYESDEVKTFWLVNDQGEKVGLAKIHDMQDDIPLFDLRIADQYRGRGYGAAALRLITDYVFGLPEWKIRLEGHTRSDNLAMRKTFERAGFVKEGHLRQAWFSPEEDRYYDAITYGITREDYMAGKKTPVVWEDSGGEEQQVPEIPDFPDRFESDRLLIRMPHVEDVSDVNNAVLQSFSSLKEWMDWAQHTPSLAETEKVTRQAVADFITKKDLRFHLFDKETGEFAGSSGLHRIDWSVPKFEVGYWLAEGFTGKGLMTEAAGRITQFAFEELGAKRVEIRCDEQNKKSRAIAERLGFELEAILKNDARAADGTDLRNTVIYAKLSQ; from the coding sequence ATGCAACTGTACGAATGGACGATGGTGGAACAAGAACAGCTCATCCACTTTCTTACGACAAATACGTGGCCGTTCCATGCAACCCGGAATTCCGGGCGGCAGCTGATCGAAAAAGCGATCCGGGAAGGCGGATACGAATCGGATGAAGTGAAGACCTTCTGGCTCGTCAACGATCAGGGGGAGAAAGTCGGATTGGCAAAGATCCACGATATGCAGGATGACATCCCGCTCTTCGATCTGCGGATTGCCGATCAATACAGGGGACGGGGCTATGGGGCGGCAGCGCTCCGGCTCATCACCGATTACGTGTTCGGGCTGCCGGAGTGGAAAATCCGCCTTGAAGGACATACCCGTTCCGACAACCTGGCCATGAGAAAAACATTCGAACGGGCAGGCTTCGTCAAAGAAGGGCACCTGCGGCAGGCATGGTTCTCTCCTGAGGAAGACCGCTATTACGATGCCATCACCTATGGAATCACGCGTGAAGACTACATGGCCGGGAAGAAGACGCCGGTCGTCTGGGAAGACAGCGGCGGGGAAGAACAGCAAGTTCCGGAAATCCCCGACTTTCCGGATCGGTTCGAATCCGACCGGCTGCTGATCCGTATGCCACATGTCGAGGATGTCTCTGATGTGAACAACGCCGTGCTGCAGTCGTTCAGCAGCCTTAAAGAATGGATGGACTGGGCACAGCATACTCCGTCGCTTGCGGAAACCGAAAAAGTGACACGGCAGGCGGTAGCGGATTTCATCACAAAAAAAGATCTCCGGTTCCACTTGTTCGACAAAGAGACCGGGGAATTCGCCGGCTCCTCAGGCCTTCACAGGATTGACTGGTCCGTCCCGAAATTCGAAGTCGGCTACTGGCTGGCAGAAGGGTTCACAGGGAAAGGTCTGATGACCGAAGCGGCCGGCCGGATCACGCAGTTCGCGTTCGAGGAGCTCGGCGCGAAGCGGGTGGAGATCCGGTGTGATGAGCAGAACAAAAAAAGCCGCGCCATCGCTGAACGGCTCGGCTTCGAATTGGAAGCGATCTTGAAGAACGATGCACGTGCTGCAGACGGCACGGATCTCCGCAACACCGTGATCTATGCTAAACTGAGCCAATAG
- a CDS encoding DUF1002 domain-containing protein, which yields MKRLFMTGLAAVLSVGLLVPGAVSADSSINEKLGVPIVVYGANLSEDERASVKKSLKVDEEAEVEEIDVTGKDLVTYIKDGDPNARMYSSAKIMRQDAGKGLVITIVTQDNITQVTPDMYATAMLTAGIEDAKVDVAAPKKVSGHSALVGIYKAYEVSGETLDKERTDVANDELEVATKLSGEGVDKEKVAELLTDIKQQIADKNPATKEDVERIVKEQLEKHKIELSDADRQLLIDLMDRIRNLDIDFSKLSDQLNDMASKVKEKLGDIDPSFWEKVKDFFNGLVDSVKSIFQ from the coding sequence ATGAAACGACTATTCATGACAGGCCTTGCTGCCGTATTGTCAGTGGGACTGCTTGTGCCGGGCGCTGTTTCGGCCGATTCATCCATCAATGAGAAACTGGGCGTGCCGATTGTCGTCTATGGCGCCAACCTTTCCGAAGATGAACGGGCGAGCGTCAAGAAAAGTCTGAAAGTGGACGAAGAGGCGGAAGTCGAAGAAATCGACGTGACAGGCAAGGACCTGGTCACGTATATCAAAGACGGCGATCCGAATGCACGCATGTATTCCTCGGCGAAAATAATGAGACAGGATGCAGGAAAAGGATTAGTCATCACGATTGTTACACAAGATAACATTACGCAAGTAACGCCGGATATGTATGCAACGGCTATGCTGACCGCCGGCATCGAGGATGCGAAGGTCGATGTGGCGGCTCCGAAGAAAGTATCGGGGCACTCGGCACTCGTCGGTATCTACAAAGCATATGAAGTGAGCGGCGAGACGCTCGACAAAGAGCGCACCGACGTCGCAAACGACGAACTGGAAGTTGCAACAAAGCTGTCCGGGGAAGGGGTCGACAAAGAAAAAGTCGCCGAACTTCTGACGGACATCAAACAGCAGATCGCGGACAAAAATCCTGCAACGAAAGAAGATGTCGAGCGCATCGTTAAAGAACAGCTCGAGAAACACAAAATCGAACTGAGCGATGCCGACCGTCAGCTGCTGATCGACCTGATGGACCGGATCCGGAATCTGGATATCGATTTCTCGAAGCTGTCCGATCAACTGAATGATATGGCTTCCAAGGTGAAAGAGAAACTTGGCGATATCGACCCGAGCTTCTGGGAAAAAGTGAAGGACTTCTTCAATGGTCTGGTCGATTCAGTGAAGTCGATTTTCCAATGA
- the mntR gene encoding transcriptional regulator MntR, with product MATPSMEDYIEQIYLLIEAKGQARVSDVAESLSVLPSSVTKMAQRLHKEGYVVYERYKDIALTGRGQNFGERLVQRHELLEQFLRIIGVKEENIYGDVEGIEHHLSWDAMDRITDLVQAMREDQDFVTQLKDRSV from the coding sequence TTGGCAACACCGAGTATGGAAGATTATATCGAACAGATTTATCTGCTTATCGAAGCGAAAGGACAGGCGCGCGTGTCGGATGTGGCGGAATCGCTTTCCGTCCTTCCGTCTTCGGTTACAAAGATGGCCCAGCGTCTCCATAAGGAGGGGTATGTCGTATATGAGCGGTATAAGGACATCGCTCTCACCGGCCGGGGCCAGAACTTCGGCGAGCGTCTTGTGCAGCGCCATGAGCTGCTGGAACAGTTTTTACGCATCATCGGTGTGAAAGAGGAGAATATCTATGGCGATGTCGAAGGGATCGAGCATCACCTGAGCTGGGATGCGATGGACAGGATCACCGACCTGGTGCAGGCGATGAGGGAAGATCAGGACTTTGTGACGCAGCTGAAAGATCGCAGCGTGTGA
- a CDS encoding CvfB family protein: MTKLYAGTIQSACLQEQEGSRWRLTVGDEEVYMNASEAPETLQAGDHADVFLFNNRRGELAATMQLPSMTVGSYGWARVLRVDDREGAYVDIGASFEVLVNKADLPRVRKLWPKTDDALYMTLRTDQGGNLFGRLVTEERVLEEIGFAEPWRMNENLTARPYRLLPVGSFLLSIPDKFRIFVHESEMLAEPRLGEELSVRVIDVQKDGTLNGSLMPRKQERLDDDAEMILGYLNEAGGKMPFTDKSEPEEIAEMFGISKGAFKRALGRLMKDGKAAQQDGWTRLSE; this comes from the coding sequence ATGACGAAATTATATGCGGGTACAATCCAGTCCGCCTGTCTGCAGGAGCAAGAAGGCTCCAGATGGCGCCTGACGGTGGGCGATGAGGAAGTCTATATGAATGCTTCAGAAGCACCCGAAACACTGCAGGCGGGGGACCATGCCGATGTCTTCCTGTTCAATAACAGACGGGGGGAGCTGGCAGCGACGATGCAGCTGCCTTCCATGACAGTCGGTTCATATGGGTGGGCGCGTGTCCTCCGTGTCGATGACCGGGAAGGGGCATACGTCGATATCGGGGCTTCCTTCGAAGTCCTGGTGAATAAGGCGGATCTGCCGCGTGTCCGCAAGCTGTGGCCGAAAACGGATGATGCCCTCTACATGACGCTCCGGACCGACCAGGGCGGCAATCTTTTCGGACGGCTTGTGACAGAAGAGCGTGTCCTGGAGGAAATCGGGTTTGCGGAACCTTGGCGCATGAATGAAAACCTGACAGCACGCCCATACCGGCTGCTGCCGGTCGGCTCATTCCTCCTCAGCATTCCGGATAAGTTCCGGATTTTCGTCCATGAGTCGGAAATGCTGGCGGAACCCCGTCTCGGTGAGGAGCTGTCCGTCCGTGTGATCGACGTCCAAAAAGACGGCACATTGAACGGCTCACTCATGCCGCGCAAACAGGAGCGGCTCGATGATGATGCTGAGATGATTCTCGGTTATTTAAACGAAGCTGGCGGCAAAATGCCGTTCACCGATAAGTCGGAACCTGAAGAGATCGCCGAAATGTTCGGCATCAGCAAGGGTGCGTTCAAGCGGGCGCTCGGCCGTCTGATGAAAGACGGCAAGGCTGCTCAGCAGGACGGCTGGACCCGTCTGTCCGAGTGA
- the yidC gene encoding membrane protein insertase YidC yields MKKRIGFVTMLATAAVLLSGCTSVQEQRGTFYGIFVKPMEWLLHNLGEAFNGSYGLAIIVITMAIRLLLMPLMLKNYKSQQEMKVKMDALKPEMEVIQKQMKEAQKAGNKEQQMKLQQEMMGLYSKHNVNPLNMGCLPLIIQMPIIMGLYFAILYADETIKSHQFLWFELGKPDIIMMLVAGAVYFVQARVSLWTMPEQQKQQMKLFVYISPIMIMFISYRVAAALPLYWAVGGLFMIFQTYLGRKFYYKHTAAELEVEPDGQVDVEIVDPADEKKHTGKKKSK; encoded by the coding sequence GTGAAAAAAAGAATTGGCTTTGTGACAATGTTGGCGACAGCTGCTGTTTTGCTGAGCGGCTGTACAAGTGTTCAGGAACAGCGGGGGACATTCTATGGGATATTCGTCAAACCGATGGAATGGCTGCTCCATAATTTAGGGGAAGCCTTCAATGGCAGCTACGGTCTCGCAATCATCGTCATCACTATGGCGATCCGTCTGCTGCTGATGCCTCTCATGTTGAAGAACTATAAATCTCAGCAGGAAATGAAAGTGAAGATGGATGCACTGAAACCTGAAATGGAAGTCATCCAGAAACAGATGAAGGAAGCGCAGAAAGCGGGCAACAAAGAACAGCAGATGAAGCTGCAGCAGGAAATGATGGGCCTTTATTCGAAGCATAATGTCAACCCGCTCAATATGGGCTGTCTGCCGCTGATCATCCAGATGCCGATCATCATGGGCCTCTACTTCGCCATCCTGTATGCCGATGAGACGATCAAAAGCCATCAGTTCCTCTGGTTTGAGCTTGGGAAGCCGGATATCATCATGATGCTGGTTGCCGGAGCCGTCTATTTCGTCCAGGCACGTGTCTCACTCTGGACAATGCCGGAGCAGCAGAAACAGCAGATGAAACTGTTCGTCTACATTTCTCCGATCATGATCATGTTCATCTCCTACCGTGTCGCCGCAGCACTTCCGCTGTACTGGGCAGTCGGCGGTCTGTTCATGATTTTCCAGACATATTTGGGCCGCAAGTTCTACTACAAACATACGGCAGCTGAGCTGGAAGTCGAACCGGATGGTCAGGTGGATGTTGAAATTGTCGATCCGGCTGATGAGAAAAAGCACACGGGCAAGAAGAAGAGCAAATGA
- a CDS encoding D-alanyl-D-alanine carboxypeptidase family protein, protein MKRSTHERRPGRKQPKGRIAILSVIAAALAGIVIWIGVNDWNVTKTMEQAGLAESSAELTEAPEQQQKPLKQPEQPAQTEKQEPPVTETAPAEPADADDAEEPEEPFDGGYVEGQTLPKEPTYVNGILVANKKHPLPEDFAPGEDKAARAAFEEMAAEAKLSSFNLTAFSTFRSYDYQVTLYNRYADRDGQEAADRYSARPGYSEHQTGLAFDIGEVNHEKHWASESFGETEAGKWLLANAHRYGFILRYPKNKEDITGYMHEAWHFRYVGKEMAEEIFKKNITLEEYLGLE, encoded by the coding sequence ATGAAGCGAAGTACGCATGAGCGGCGGCCGGGAAGAAAACAGCCGAAAGGGCGGATTGCCATCCTCTCGGTCATTGCAGCTGCCCTGGCAGGTATCGTCATATGGATTGGCGTCAATGATTGGAATGTCACAAAAACGATGGAACAGGCGGGGCTTGCCGAGTCATCGGCGGAACTGACGGAAGCCCCCGAGCAGCAGCAAAAGCCGCTAAAGCAGCCGGAACAACCGGCACAAACGGAAAAACAAGAACCGCCTGTAACGGAGACGGCACCGGCAGAACCGGCAGACGCCGATGATGCAGAGGAGCCTGAAGAGCCGTTCGATGGCGGGTATGTGGAGGGACAGACCTTGCCGAAAGAGCCGACCTATGTAAACGGGATTCTGGTCGCCAATAAGAAGCATCCGCTGCCGGAAGACTTTGCTCCTGGAGAGGACAAAGCAGCACGCGCGGCTTTCGAGGAGATGGCAGCTGAGGCCAAGCTGTCCAGCTTCAACTTGACGGCATTCAGCACATTCCGGTCGTATGACTACCAAGTGACCTTATACAACCGGTATGCGGACCGGGACGGACAGGAGGCTGCGGACCGGTACAGCGCGCGGCCGGGCTATTCGGAGCACCAGACAGGCCTTGCGTTCGATATCGGGGAAGTGAACCATGAAAAACATTGGGCATCGGAGTCGTTCGGCGAAACCGAAGCCGGTAAATGGCTTCTTGCAAATGCGCACCGGTACGGCTTCATTCTCCGCTATCCGAAAAACAAGGAAGACATCACGGGCTATATGCACGAAGCCTGGCATTTCCGCTATGTAGGAAAAGAGATGGCGGAAGAGATCTTCAAGAAAAACATCACGCTGGAAGAATATTTAGGGCTGGAATGA